The DNA sequence AATTCGTTTgtttttttactcttttaagaTCTTGGTATTTCACTATTTTGAATTCTTGGGTCACCTTTCTTCAATACTCTTCTTCAAGTTGGAGTTTCTTTTgaccaaaaatagaaaataaaggaagaagaagaagttgaatTTTGAGCACAGCAAATTACTGAGCATACAATCATAAGCGGAAAGGAATTAGACAAATTCAACATTAGCAtagaagtagaagtagaagatgGAGTTTGTTCCTGAAGAAAGCAAGCACCTTCATGAAGATTGTTCCACTTTGATTGTGGTATGTATGATTCCCTAGGGTTTAGCTTTTCACACAACTGTCTCTAAATGTTTCTATTTAGCTAAAAAAGGCATTAACTTTAAGTTAATATCTGTATGTGAAATGATGGGGTTATCTTAATTTTCTAAACATTAACTTGGTGTTTTTTCTGCCTTTAAGCCTGCACTATCGATTGGGAATGTGGGGCAGCTAGCTGCAGACCTTTTGATATCATCAATGGATGCAGAGAGAGTTGGGTATTTGGATGATCCTTATGTTCTGCCCTGTGTTGGGAATGATGCTTATGGACCTTTTCCTCAAGGAATTCTTgcccttcctcttgaaggtgcTCTTTTTCTTTGCATGTTTGGCATTTTTTTTGTAAGTTGTGTATAATTTATTATCTTATCATTTGTTTTAATGGGGTTTGCAGCTTATGAGTCCTCTTCCAGTGCTCTCACTATCCTCCAACAGAGGTCCCCTATAGTTAAGGTATCACTTTATTAGCCTGAGGCACCATTtgttttgttcctttcctttaCTTTATCTAACATTGCGTGCCTGAGTTTGATGCTGATTTTAGGTTATTGtcaagttattttttttattatcatgtGACTTGTTCCTCACTCATAAACTGAGAGTGAGTGTGTGTTTTTCCTGTAGTGAAATTGGTATGTGGACAATCTCAAGCTTTATCGTATTTTGTTTTTGCTTATATATTTTAGCCCTCACCCCCTTTTTGTTAATGTATGTTCAATGTTGGATGAGTTTTGTTATCCTTAATGCTTGACTTGACATTAGTAGTAATGGAATATGAATGGAGAATTGTTACTAAATACATAGTCATTTGAATAGGGAAGGATCTTAGAGTTTGCAAAAAACTTGGCTGATTTTGTTGCTGGTAGTGGAAAGAAGCATGTTGTTATTCTTTCCAGCTTAGATTTCAGAATGTGGCAAAATGTTGACATGTCAAGGTGAGACATGAATATATTGAAATTGTATATTTGATACCTATTTATCATTACAATATTAAATTCATTCACTTTTGTGATGTAACTTTTCTACCAATTATAACTTAAGAAGTTAAGACTTCAGAGTATAGCCTTTGTCACTTTGGCAATCTTGTAGAATGTATGAATCTAGCTTTGTATAGGATGATTTGCAGTATATTTTTCCATCTGACAGAACTATTGGTTGTTATATTAGTGGTTTGCAGATGTATTATGTCTCCAGTGCCAATATCGATGGAACGGATGAAAATTGTGAACAGCTTGGGTGGAAGAAACTAAAGGAATATGATCCCTCTCAAAAGCACTGGAAATATCTCGGCGATTTAGCTGAAGGAAATGTAACACGGGAAGATATACTTTCTGATGAAgatgaacaagaagaagaaaactaTTATGCTAGCTTGCCTTTCGCTGCACTTTTCTCTTTTCTCAAGGTAACTTGTGGAGCGCAGTTCTCTTCAATGATAAGCTTTACTTGTTGATACTCTTATAACTTGTATGTAACTATTTCAACAAAGGAATGAAAAAGGGAAATCAGATCAACATTCTCATCATGCAAAACATAAGAAAGCATTGATATGGATAACGAATATGTGATTATAAGGAGTGTTTTTCTTTAACAGGCTAAAGGCTTGAAGGTGACATGCTTGCTATGTTACTGCTCAGAAGGGGACAACATATCTGATGCTTTTCAGTTAGCTGAGGCTGTAAGCAAATTTCTAAAGCTAAGTCACCCTACATCTGCTTCTGGTGAGCCTTTCTTTGTCTTTTTCTAATCTGAATCTTTATTATTCATCTAACTAATTCACTAATCACTATTTTCCCagctaattataataaataatccTTCCTAATTCCTATGCTAACATATCACTTTATTGTGGACTAACTAATATCTTGGATAATTGTGTGAGGAATTGAAGGTGAGGAATGGCGAGTTCCACTTTCTTGGAGGACACTATATGGACCACCCCCAGATGTTTCCATGTTCTAAAGGCTACATTGATTTAGTGTTATTTGTAT is a window from the Arachis stenosperma cultivar V10309 chromosome 3, arast.V10309.gnm1.PFL2, whole genome shotgun sequence genome containing:
- the LOC130967547 gene encoding uncharacterized protein LOC130967547; the protein is MEFVPEESKHLHEDCSTLIVPALSIGNVGQLAADLLISSMDAERVGYLDDPYVLPCVGNDAYGPFPQGILALPLEAYESSSSALTILQQRSPIVKGRILEFAKNLADFVAGSGKKHVVILSSLDFRMWQNVDMSSGLQMYYVSSANIDGTDENCEQLGWKKLKEYDPSQKHWKYLGDLAEGNVTREDILSDEDEQEEENYYASLPFAALFSFLKAKGLKVTCLLCYCSEGDNISDAFQLAEAVSKFLKLSHPTSASGEEWRVPLSWRTLYGPPPDVSMF